DNA sequence from the Peptococcaceae bacterium genome:
TTCCGAGGGGGGCAGGACCACTCCTTCGGTGGTGGCCTTTTCCAAAACGGGAGAAAGACTGGTGGGGCAGGTTGCCAAGCGCCAGGCCATTACCAACTCGGAGCGCACCATCCAGTCGATAAAAAGAAAAATGGGTTCTGACTATAAAGTGCGTATCGATGACCAGCAGTATACCCCGCAAGAAATATCCGCCATGATCCTGCAAAAGCTGAAAACCGATGCGGAAGCATACCTTGGCGATAAAGTAACCCAGGCGGTCATTACTGTACCGGCCTATTTTAATGACTCCCAGCGCCAGGCGACGAAAGACGCCGGCAAAATTGCGGGGCTTGAGGTCCTCCGGATTATCAACGAACCGACGGCTGCAGCCCTGGCTTACGGTATAGACAAGGAAGAGGACCAGACAGTGCTGGTTTTTGACCTGGGCGGCGGTACTTTTGACGTTTCCATCCTGGAACTGGGTGACGGCGTATTTGAAGTCAAGGCCACCAGCGGGAACAACCACCTGGGTGGGGACGACTTCGACGAGCGGGTAATCAACTGGATGAACGAGGAGTTTAAGAAGCAAACGGGCATCGATTTGAAGAGCGATAAGATGGCCCTGCAGCGGTTGAAGGAAGCGGCTGAAAAAGCCAAACACGAGCTTTCCTCAGTCGTCACGACCAACATTAACCTGCCTTTCATCACGGCTACGGCGGAAGGACCCCTTCACCTTGATTTGACCTTGACTAGGGCGAAGTTCAACGAGCTGACGGCAGACCTCGTGGAAATGACGATGGGACCGACCAGGCAGGCCATGAAGGATGCCGGCATCGACGCCTCAAAAATCAACAAGGTTCTCCTGGTGGGAGGTTCCACCCGCATTCCCGCAGTCCAGGACGCGATCAGGAACCTTTTGGGCAAAGAGCCCTTCAAGGGGATCAACCCCGACGAGTGCGTGGCTATAGGCGCCGCCATCCAGGCCGGGGTGCTGGCCGGTGAGGTCAAGGATGTTCTGCTCCTTGATGTGACTCCGCTTTCCCTGGGGATCGAAACACTCGGCGGGGTCTTTACCAGGCTTATTGAAAGGAACACCACCATTCCCACTTCCAAGAGCCAGATCTTTTCCACGGCGGCTGACAACCAGACCACGGTGGAAATACATGTTCTGCAGGGAGAAAGGGAAATGGCCGCCTATAACAAGACCCTGGGTCGTTTTCAGCTGACGGGAATTCCCCCGGCGCCCCGGGGCGTTCCGCAAATTGAGGTGAAGTTTGATATAGATGCCAATGGGATAGTAAACGTTTCCGCCAAAGACCTGGGCACCGGCAAAGAACAAAAGATAACCATAACCGCCTCCACCAATCTTTCCAAAGAAGAGATCGAGCGCATGGTCAAGGAGTCGGAAAAGTACGCTGCCGAGGACAAGAAGCGCAGGGAAGAGGCGGAAGTCAAAAATGCCGCCGACAACCTGATTTACCAGACGGAAAAGACCTTGCGCGAAGCGGGGGATAAAGCGAGCCAGGAAGATACCGAAAAGATCAACCAGGCCAAAGAGGAGCTTAAATCCGCTCTCCAGGGAGGCGATATAGAGAATATCAGGAAGAAGAGCGAGGCGCTTACCAACGCGCTGTACCAGCTCACCTCTAAGATGTACCAGCAGGCCGGGCAGACGGGTGCCGCCGAAAGCGCGGGCGGCAGCGGTTCCGGCGCGGAAAAGGAAAACGTAGTCGACGCGGATTATGAAGTCAAAGACGATAAGTAGACGGCAGTTGTAGCCGGCTTGCCGTGGAGGTGAGAATGTGGCCAAAAGGGACTATTACGAGGTCCTGGGTGTTGAGAGGAACGCTTCGGAGGCGGAAATAAAAAAAGCTTTTCGCAAGCTGGCTCGCCAGTACCACCCCGACGTAAATCCCGGCGACAAAACGGCGGAGGAGAAATTCAAAGAAGTAAACGAGGCTTACGAGGTGTTAAGCGATCCTGAAAAGAGAAGGCGGTATGACCAGTTCGGCCATGCGGGGACCGATCCGAACGGGTTCGGCGGCTTCGGGGGCTTCGGCGGTTTCGGCGGGGCCGGCGATTTCGGCGGCTTCGGCGACATTTTTGACATGTTTTTCGGCACTTCCGGGCAGCGGGCCAGGGGCCCGCAGCAGGGAGCAGACCTGCGCCTTGACCTGGAGCTTGATTTCAAGGAAGCTGTTTTCGGCGTGGAGAAGGAAGTGGAAGTGCCCCGAATAGAAAACTGCCCCCACTGCAAAGGGAGCGGGGCCAGGCCGGGAACAAGCCCGGAACGGTGCGCCAGGTGCAACGGAACGGGCCAGGTCAGGACAACGCAGAGGACGCCTTTTGGGCATTTTCAGACCGTTAAAACCTGCCCTGAATGCGGCGGGGAAGGAAGGGTCATCACCGCGCCCTGCCCTGAATGCGGCGGAAAGGGGAAGGTGCGGAGGGTTCGCAAACTGCACATCAAGATCCCTGCCGGGGTTGATTCGGGTTCCAGGATCCGCCTGTCCGGCGAAGGTGAACCCGGCCTGCGGGGCGGGCCCAACGGTGATCTTTACGTGTATATTGAAGTTAGACCGCACAAGATATTCAGCCGCCAGGGCGACGATATTTACGTGGAAGTCCCGATAACCTTTGTCCAGGCGGCGCTGGGCGACACAATCAAAGTGCCGACGCTGGAGGGAAAGGCGGAATTGAGAATTCCCGAAGGAACCCAGACGCACACGATATTCCGGCTGCGGGGCCAGGGTGTGCCCCGTTTGCGCGGGGGCGGGCGCGGCGACCAGCATGTCAAGGTCATTGTGGTAACGCCCAGCAGGTTGAGCGAAGAACAGAAAAAGGCCTTGCTGCAGTTTGGCAAGCTGAGCAGCGAAGATAATTACCGCGCCTTGGAAAAGGAACGGGACAAGGGAATATTCGAGAAACTCTGGGACAGCATAAGGGGTTAAGGGGAACGGGCGATGGAATGGCAGGAAATCGGGGTCAAGACGGGAGCGGAGGCCGTGGAGGCCGTGGCGGACGCTTTCTTTAGACTGGGAGCCGGCGGCGTGGTGATAGAAGAGCCGGAGGTTATCCGCGCAATGACGGAAAGCGGTTGTTGGGACGATTACGAGTTTCCGGAAGAGCGCTTAAACCGCTCTTATAGTCTTGTCACAGGCTATCTGCCGGTGAACGGCGGGCTACCGGCAAAATTGGAAGAGTTAAGGGAAAGCCTGGCTGAAATCGCCCGGCGCCTGGGTAAAGAGCCGTATGAGATCAACATTGCCACGGTCAGGGAAGAGGACTGGGCCAGTTCATGGAAGGCCTTCTTTAAACCTGTCAAGCTGGGGAGCAGGTTGGTGGTCCGCCCGACATGGGAGGAATACGCTCCCTCCGGCGAGGAAATAGTCGTGGATATTGACCCCGGCATGGCCTTCGGCACAGGAAGCCATATCACCACCATTCTCTGCGCGCGTCTTCTTGAGAAATACACATACCCGGCCATGCGGGTAATTGATGTGGGTACGGGAACCGGCATTTTGGCCATATGCGCCGCCCGCCTGGGAGCGGGTGAAGTGGTGGCCCTGGACTGCGACCAGACGGCAGTTGACACGGCGGCCGAAAACGTAAAAAAGAACCGCATGGAGGACGTGGTGAAGGTTGAGAAGTGCGACCTGCTGTCGGGGCTGAGAACGAAAGCGGACCTGGTTGTGGCCAACATTATCGCCGACGTGATTGTCAGGCTCTTGCCGCAGGTCAGGACCCGCCTCCGGCCGGGGGGCGTTTTTATCGCTTCGGGAATAACCGACGAGCGGAAGGATGAGGTTATGGACGCTGCAGCGCGTTACAATTACGGCCTCTTGGAGCAAAAAAGCCAGGAGGGCTGGACCGCCCTGGTCTGGAGATTGAAGGAGTGTTAAAGTGCGCCGTTTTTTTGTTTCAAGACAGGAAATATCGGGGGGACAGGCTTTCATCAGGGGCGATGAACTCCAGCACCTGGTCAGGGTCCTGCGCCTGGGCGTGGGCGACCCTGTTATTGTTTTTGACGGGCAGGGAAGAGAGTACCAGGGGGTAATCGATTCTTTGAGCAAGGAGCAGGCAGTGGTCAGGCTCAACTCCTCTTTGCGGGTGAACCGGGAGAGCCCAATTGATGTTTGGCTGGCCCAGGGGATAGCCAAAGGAGACAAAATGGAATTCATAATTCAAAAAGCCGTGGAGCTGGGAGTAAGGGGGATAATTCCCCTGGCCACCCAAAGGACCGTCGTCAAACTGGAAGGCGAAAAAAAGAAGATAAAAGAGCAGCGCTGGCAAAAAGTGGTCGTGGAGGCCGCCAAGCAGTGCGGGCGAATCCGTCTTCCAGACGTGTTTCCCTGTACCAGGGTCCCCGATTTCTTAGCCGGCCTGCCTCTGAATAAAATTCTGCTCGTTCCCTGGGAAAAAGGCGGTGTCCCTTTAAAAGCCGTTCTCACGGGAAAAGAATATGCTTTTCGCCAATCATGTCCCGTTTATATCCTGATTGGCCCGGAGGGAGGGCTGGAAGAAGAGGAAGTGGCCATGGCCGCGGAAGCCGGGGGAATACCGGTTACCCTGGGGCCCCGTATCCTGCGGACCGAAACGGCGGGACTGGTCGCAACAGCGGTGATTATGTACCAGTGGGGGGACATCGGGTGAAAAGAAAAAGGCCGCGGGTAGCCTTTTATACGCTCGGCTGCAAAGTGAACCAGAGTGAAACCGAGGCCATGGGCGCCCTGTTCAAAGAACGGGGTTACAATATTGTGGATTTTGCAGACCCTGCCGATGTTTACGTCATCAATACATGTACCGTCACTCACCTTGCCGACCGCAAGTCTCGCCAGGTCATCCGCCGGTGCAGGAAAAACAACCCGGGCGCGAAAGTGGTGGTTGCCGGCTGCTATTCGCAGGTTTCGCCCCAGGAGGTTGAACGTATTCCCGGGGTCAACCTGGTGGTGGGCACTTTGGAGAAAAACCGCATCGTGGAATGGCTTGAAGAAATGGGAGAAGACGCCGGGCAGCCCGTTTTAAAGGTGCGCGATTTATGCGAAGCCAGGGATTTTGAAGACCTGGAGATTGACAGGGTGATAGGCCGCACCAGGGCGTATCTCAAGATCCAGGACGGCTGCGAACAGTATTGTTCGTACTGCATCATCCCGTACGCGCGCGGACCTGGCCGCAGCAGGCCAAAACCCGGCGTCCTGCGCGAGGCGAGGAGACTGATCGCGGCCGGGTTTAAGGAAATTGTCCTCACCGGTATACACCTGGGAGCCTACGGCCGTGATCTGGATGCCGGCGCCAGCCTGGAAGACCTGCTGCCGGAGCTGCTTGCGCTTTCCGGGGATGTGCGCTGGCGCTTGAGTTCCCTTGAGCCGACAGAGGTGAGCGGCGCCTTGCTGGAGATAATGGCTTCCTTTCCCAACATCTGCCCTCATCTTCACCTGCCCCTCCAGAGCGCCCATGACGAGATACTTAAAACCATGAACAGGCCGTACAGCACTGGAGAATACAGGAAAGTCATCGAACGGGTAAGGACGGTCCTGCCGGACATTGCCGTCACGACAGATATCATGGTAGGGTTTCCCGGCGAAACCGACGAGCATTTCAAGGTTTACCCCGGTTTTATCGAGGAAATGGCTTTCAGCCGCCTGCACGTCTTCAAATTTTCGCCGCGGCGCGGCACGCCCGCAGCGCTGTTTGAGGGGCAGGTGCCCGCTTCGGTCAGCGAGGAGCGGAGCCGGCAGATGATCCGGCTGGGGGAAAGATTAGCCCGCAGGTATGCCGGGCGCTTCGTGGGACGCACGCTTCGTGTGCTGGCGGAGACGGAAAAAGGAGAAGGTTGCTGGGAAGGGCACAGTGAAAACTACCTTCTCATCGAATTTGCCTCAGCAAAAACCCAACGGGGTGATATTGTTTCCGTCAGGCTGGAAAGAGCGAATGGGGATAAGTGCCGGGGGAGCGGACCATAAAAATCCTCGCGGGTTATCTCGAAAAAAAGGAGGTGTTATAGTGCCGGAGTGTGTTTTTTGTAAAATCGTCAAGGGGGAAATACCTGCCAGGAAAGTGTACGAAGATGACCAGGTTATCGCCATCCATGATATTAACCCCGTGGCTCCGGTGCATGTCCTGGTGATGCCAAAAACGCACATTGCCAGCCTTTCCGCGGCAGGCGACGCGGAGCTTTCGCTCATCGGCAGAATTCATGGGATTATCCGTGACTTGGCCAAAGAGCTGGAACTGGCTGGCGGTTACCGTGTCGTGAACAACTGCGGTCCCCAGGGAGGACAGACAGTTGACCACATTCACTTTCATCTGCTGGGCGGGAGAAGCATGAACTGGCCGCCGGGTTAATTCTCTTGACCCTCTCTTTGTGTTACAGTATAATAGAAAATGTGCAATTTTTAGCTCCAATCCCGCTTATTGCAGCAAAAGAGAATCCAGCACGAGATCCAGCACGACGGTCGTAGTGGAGGGAGGGATAAAGGCATGAGTGAAGTCAGGGTTGGGAAGAATGAAACATTGGACAGCGCGCTGCGCCGCTTCAAGCGCACCTGCCAGAAAGCCGGAGTTCTTTCCGAGGTTAGAAAGCGTGAACACTACGAAAAACCAAGTGTTAAAAGGAAGAAGAAGTCCGAAGCAGCGAGAAAACGCAAGTATAAATAGGGGGTCCCGGTGATGAGTCTGAAAGACAGACTGGCAGAGGATATGAAAGAGGCCATGAAAGCGAGGGAAGCGGGAAAGCTGAAGCTTTCCGTGATCCGGATGGCCAGGGCGGCTGTAAAAAACCAGGAAATTGAGCGGGGCCGTGAACTCAGCGATGAAGAGATAACGGAAGTGCTGGCCCGCGAAGTAAAGCTGCGCCGAGACGCCATCCCCGAATATGAGAAGGCCAACCGCCCCGAAACAGTCGAATCGTTAAAACAGGAAATCAACATCCTGATGGAATACCTCCCCCAACAGTTGACCGCGGAAGAAATCGTCGCCGTTGTTAAACAAGCCGTTGAAGAAACAGGAGCCCAGGGGCCCAGGGATATGGGCAAGGTTATGGGCAGGGTTGTTCCCTTGACGAAAGGTAAAGCCGACGGCAGGGTGGTCAATGAAATAGTGAAGAAAGTATTGAGCGGTGAAAGTTGAGAGTTAAACAGCGACAGCCTGGTTAAACACCAGGCTGTTTTGGCTTTTGGCGGGTTCAAAGGTCGCTTGAGGCGAAATAATTGCTGCGGATAATCTTGTCGGCGATGGCCAAACCCTTTACGGCATCCTGCTTTTCCTGTTCGCTGAGCGGTTTGCCGACAACCTTCATGTCAGCCAGGACAGCGAAGTTTTTTTGCGTCTTTAACAGGTTGCGGCCCATGGCGGTGCCGGCGAAACGGCTTTCCTCCACACCCATGAGGTAGCAGATGGTGGGCATAATGTCGATTTGGCCGCTGGCGGTCGTTATTTCTTTCCTGTTCAGCCGTTTGTCGTATATGATCAGGGGGACACGGTTGTTATTGTCCTGCCACCACCTGTCTTTGGCCTGTATTTTGGCGAGCTCCGGCCGGTAGAACTTGTTGACCCCGCAGTGGTCTCCATAGATGACGACGGTCGTCTTTTCCAGGAGCCCGTCTTTTTCCAGCCGTTTCAAAAATTCACCGATTTGCTGGTCGGTATAATGAATGCACTGCAGGTAATTGCCCAGGATTGTCCTGTCGATTTTAGCGTCCAGTTGAAGCGTCCGGTGATGAGGAGGCAGTGAAAAAGGAGCATGGCTGGTCAGCGTGATCATAAAGAGGTAAAAAGGCTGCCGCTGGCTTCGCAGCATATCGTTAACCTGCCGGAAAAGAGAACCGTCGCTCAGACCCAGGCCGATCACCTCGTCTATCTCGAAAGCGGTGGAATCCAGGCACTTCTCGAAACCGAATGATGATAAGGCCTCCATCCAGTTCCAGTATGCACCCCTGTCCGGGTGGACGGCCAGCGTTGCGTAACCCTTTTTTTGCAGGAGCCTGGGGAGTGAATTGTAAGTGTTGTTGGGGAAACGGAAAAAAGTGCTTCCCTTGCGAACGGGATAAACCGAGGTATTGGCCATCAGTTCGGCGTCGGAGGTGGTGCCGTTGTAGACCTGTTCATAAAAATTGGAGAAATAGAGACTGTGTTTTAGGAGCGCGTTCAGGTTGGGGGTGATTTCCCGCCCAGCTATTTTTTTGTTGATCACAAAGGATTCCAGGGACTCTACCTGGATAAAAATAAGGTTGTTGCCTTCCAGCAGGTCCTTGTACCTGTTGTCGGGCAGGTTTTCATGCTTGGCGTCGAACCATTTTCTTATTTCCTCTTTTTCTTCCGCATTCAGCACAATGGGGCGGCAGTCTTTCCAGTAGGTGTAGACATCGAAAAGGTGGTACCCGATCGGCGAGAGGTTGGCCGCGGTCTGGACGGGAACCCAGCAGTTGATGAAGCGCTCGATCCTTTCGTCAGGCTGCTTCAGCACGTAAAACTTGAACGGGACGTAGAGGATGAACGAGGCGGAAAGCAGGAAGACCGCGGCAAAAAGCGCCGCTTTTCTCGTATTGGCGATCCAGCGGGACATTTTGCCGGGGAACAGCAAAAAAAGCGCCGGCAGGTCGAGCAAAAAAACGAAATCGACAGGGTAAACCAGCGAGAAGATGCACTCCCAGAGGTTCTCCAGGTTTGCCGTCATCCTGAAAAGGTGCATGTTGATCAAAGACCCGTTTCCCCCGCGGCAGTACCACAGGTCGAAGATCATCAGGACGGAGACGAGGAGGTTTACGAAAAGCAGGTAAAGAGTATGACCCCTGCGCTTAAGCAAAAAAGCGAAAGAGAGGACCCAAAAAATGAAAGCAAGATAAAGGGAAAGCGAAGGGATGGAATAATATCCCCTGAAAAACCCAAGTTCCGTGTAGTCCGTTCCCGTGATTATCCCCACAAAGACGACGGACTTCACCAGCAGGGCAAAGGCGGTATACGCCCACAAGTAGTATGGTTTTATAACTGGGAGAATGGATAATGCTTTTTCTTTGACTGGCAAAAACATGCGTGACTCCTTTTTTATTAGTACTATAACCATTAGTTCGCGCAACATACTGGCATTCCCTGCCAGGCTGGAGATAACAGCTTTAAATAATAATAAAGAAAGACAAAAAACCAGAGAAAAGAACAATCTCTGGGTCGGTGCTGCGGCGCTTGCGTTTCCCATGCCGCTTTTGCCCTGTACAGCCGTGTTTACTGCTGCCTGCTCACGCGCAGAGAGAAACGACTTACGGCGGTACCGGTGCGGGCCATGTGTTCTTTAAGGCCGGTCGGCCCCATGTTGTAAGCGGTCAGGGCCTTGTGGTAGTCGTAATCGTTAATTGTCAGAAGTTTTCCCAGGTAGTAAGCGGCCAAGGCGATATTGTACCCGCAGTCGTAAAGCAGTTCTTCGCGGTAATCGACGCCGAGCTCGCCGGCTATTTCCCGGGCGGTCGAAGGCATAAGCTGGCAAATACCGATTGCTCCGCTCGGGCTGACTGCCTTTGGGTCAAAATCGCTTTCCCATTTTATTAGTTCCAGCATTATGGCAGGGTTGATTCCGTACTTTTTGCTTTCCTTATCCACTGCGGCGATCACTTCGGGCGAAGTGCCGTAATACCTGGCGCAGAGGATTTCCATCTCGCTTCTTAATTCGCTGCTTTCTTTCTGCAGTTTAAGGAGGTCCTGTTCAAGGGCCGCTTTTTCTACGTATAACATGCACAAGCAAAGAAGAGCGGCGAGTACGATGGCGGTGTAAACAAACAGCAGGTGCGGCAGCTTCAGGGACGCGGTTTTCAAGCTAATCACCCCGTTTGTTTTGACATCGGCCTGTCGAAACGATTATCGAAATATGGAATGTTTTTGTCATAACGGTTTATATTATAAAGAAGAAATTTCCTCTTGACAACGAACAGGATGTTAAATTTTCCCCAGCCTGATTTAAACAGCCCGGCGTTTTGTGATAGAATATGTAGGTAAGCTTTATCACCGGCAGGTGGGGGTGAGCCTGTGAAGATTAAGGGCCGTCTTCTTTATGGATTAGTTTTGTTGTTTGCTTTTTTGGCTGCCGGGCTGCACGCCTCGCCGGCGCAACTGGTTTACGTTGTGCCTGTGCAAGGCACAATAGACCCCGGCCAGGCCAGGTTCGTGGAAAGAAGTTACCGGGAAGCAGGCGAGCTTAAAGCGACAATGGTCTTGCTGGAGGTTGATACGCCCGGCGGGATGGTTGACGCAGCCCTGAAAATAAGGGACACCATCCGCCGCAGTCCAGTCCCCACCACGGCGCTGGTGCGTGGAGGAGCTATTTCAGCGGGAGCCTTGATCACCCTGGCCTGTGAAAAGATAGCCATGGAACCCGGGAGTACCATCGGCGCAGCCGAACCGCGGATCGGGGCGGAAAAAGCCGACGAGAAATACATCTCGTATTTCTCAAAAGAGATGGCCTCAACAGCCGAGACGAACGGCCGCAGGCCCGACATTGCGGTCGCCATGGTGGACAGGGACAAGGAAATACCGGGGCTGGTGGAAAAAGGCAAACTGCTGACGCTTACCTACCTGGAAGCTGAAAAGTACGGTTATGCGGATTATATCGTGAAAGACAGGAGCGAACTTTTGGCCAAGCTTGATTTGGCCGGGGCGCAGGTTAAGGAAAGCGCGCCCTCTTTGCCGGAACGGTTGGCGAGGGTGCTGACCAATCCCTTTGTGGCCCCGCTTCTTTTGACCATAGGAATTGCCGGCATTGTGATTGAAATATTCACTGTGGGTTGGGGCGTGGCCGGGACCGTCGGTCTTATTTCCCTGGGTCTCTACTTCGCCGGCAACCTCCTGGCAGGGTTTACCGGGTGGGAAGCGCTGCTCCTTTTCCTGCTGGGCATTATCCTGCTGGGCGTGGAAGCGGTCGTTCCCGGGTTTGGGATACCCGGCATTGGCGGGATTGCCTGTTTAACTGTCAGCATTATTATGGCCGCGCCCAGCTGGGAAGCGGGCATAATCTCCCTGGTTTTTGCGCTGGTCGGGACCATCATCCTCTTGTTCCTGAGTTTTAAGATACTGAACCGGCGAAAGTTCTGGAATCGCCTGGTCCTGGGAACCAGCTACAAAAAAGAAGACGGGTATATCCCGCAGGCTGAGGATTTGAGCAGGCACATCGGAGCGAGAGGAACTGCTCACACCATCCTGCGCCCCGCCGGAACAGTGGTCCTGGAAGACGGGACCCGGCTGGACGTCGTCGCTGACGGGGAATACATCGCCAGGGGAGAGAAGATAGAAGTGGTCCGCGTGGAAGGGATCAGGGTCATTGTCCAGCCCGTGCGGGAGCAGTAAACGAGCGGCGTTTTTGTCCCCCCAAAAAACAAGGCAGGCATGTTTGGGGGTAAAATATTGAGGTAAAGAGGTAAAAATGAAAATAAAAGGGGGAAAATTGAATTATGGCAACTCTTGTTTCATTCATAATCATGTTGGCCATCATCCTGGTGGCATTGGCCGTGCTGTTCAGCTTCATACCGGTGGGGTTATGGATTTCCGCGCTGGCCGCGGGCGTTCGCATTGGGATTTTTACCCTGGTGGGCATGCGTTTCCGGCGCGTTCCGCCGGGGCTGATTGTAAGCAGCCTGATTAAATCGGAAAAAGCGGGAATCAAGGTCTCCGTAAACCAGCTGGAAGCCCATTACCTGGCCGGGGGCAACGTGGACAGGGTGGTCAACGCGCTCATTGCCGCCGAGAGGGCCAACATCCCCTTGCCTTTTGAACGGGCCGCCGCGATTGACCTGGCGGGGCGCAACGTCCTGGAGGCCGTGCAGATGAGCGTAAATCCGCGTGTTATTGAAACCCCAGTTATCGCGGCCATGGCCAAAAACGGGATTGAAGTGAGGGCGCGGGCCAGGGTTACGGTTCGCGCCAACATAGACCGGCTGGTCGGCGGCGCGGGTGAAGAAACAATTATCGCCCGGGTCGGCGAAGGCATAGTCACCACGGTGGGCAGTTCCGAATCACATAAGGAAGTGCTGGAAAACCCTGATTCCATTTCGCGGACGGTCCTGAACAAGGGTCTCGATGCCGGCACCGCTTTTGAAATACTTTCCATCGACATAGCCGATGTCGATGTTGGCCGCAACATCGGAGCCCAGCTGCAGACAGACCAGGCGGAAGCGGACAAAAGGATAGCCCAGGCCAAGGCCGAGGAGCGCCGCGC
Encoded proteins:
- a CDS encoding ATP-dependent Clp protease proteolytic subunit; amino-acid sequence: MKIKGRLLYGLVLLFAFLAAGLHASPAQLVYVVPVQGTIDPGQARFVERSYREAGELKATMVLLEVDTPGGMVDAALKIRDTIRRSPVPTTALVRGGAISAGALITLACEKIAMEPGSTIGAAEPRIGAEKADEKYISYFSKEMASTAETNGRRPDIAVAMVDRDKEIPGLVEKGKLLTLTYLEAEKYGYADYIVKDRSELLAKLDLAGAQVKESAPSLPERLARVLTNPFVAPLLLTIGIAGIVIEIFTVGWGVAGTVGLISLGLYFAGNLLAGFTGWEALLLFLLGIILLGVEAVVPGFGIPGIGGIACLTVSIIMAAPSWEAGIISLVFALVGTIILLFLSFKILNRRKFWNRLVLGTSYKKEDGYIPQAEDLSRHIGARGTAHTILRPAGTVVLEDGTRLDVVADGEYIARGEKIEVVRVEGIRVIVQPVREQ
- the floA gene encoding flotillin-like protein FloA (flotillin-like protein involved in membrane lipid rafts); protein product: MATLVSFIIMLAIILVALAVLFSFIPVGLWISALAAGVRIGIFTLVGMRFRRVPPGLIVSSLIKSEKAGIKVSVNQLEAHYLAGGNVDRVVNALIAAERANIPLPFERAAAIDLAGRNVLEAVQMSVNPRVIETPVIAAMAKNGIEVRARARVTVRANIDRLVGGAGEETIIARVGEGIVTTVGSSESHKEVLENPDSISRTVLNKGLDAGTAFEILSIDIADVDVGRNIGAQLQTDQAEADKRIAQAKAEERRALAVAREQEMKAAVQEMRAKVVEAEAEVPKALAQALREGKLGVMDYYQLQNIIADTGMRESIARTGQPQGGAPDTGKK